The proteins below come from a single Drosophila busckii strain San Diego stock center, stock number 13000-0081.31 chromosome X, ASM1175060v1, whole genome shotgun sequence genomic window:
- the LOC108606166 gene encoding uncharacterized protein LOC108606166, which produces MSYLKMDPGLTADPDCWYCREVEANSRRARRMRAIKNFFNSVRSVVEALGLNKSILEVIMILLLMYLIPDSRWAYVVLALSIFKEYTRFKILIACYMLYMSLPTIIIWMRVLYEYCFL; this is translated from the coding sequence ATCCGGACTGTTGGTACTGTCGTGAAGTTGAGGCAAATTCCAGGCGAGCGAGACGCATGCGAGCCATAAAGAATTTCTTCAATTCAGTGCGGTCTGTGGTGGAGGCACTGGGActtaacaaatcaattttggAGGTGATTAtgattttgctgctgatgtATCTCATACCGGACAGCCGCTGGGCCTATGTAGTGCTGGCCTTGTCGATTTTTAAGGAATATACGCGCTTCAAAATTCTGATTGCTTGCTATATGCTCTACATGTCCTTGCCCACCATAATCATCTGGATGCGCGTACTGTATGAATATTGTTTCCTCTGA